In Duganella zoogloeoides, a single genomic region encodes these proteins:
- a CDS encoding catalase encodes MAKRKSNGGDVDGAGSILSTLGGPSKAPRPSRLGPPNPIASQLLEKVVSDAQLAADMPYNPTKALEYGDAAWVPHEGDTETPTSPLATASTSTETVASPKVGAGQPDLGDNPLDGPLDRVRVDDTGRMLTTNQAVRVADNQNSLKAGLRGPTLMEDFILREKITHFDHERIPERVVHARGSAAHGYFESYGDQSAITRAALFSATGKRTPVFVRFSTVAGERGSADTVRDVRGFAVKFYTEDGNWDLVGNNIPVFFIQEAMKFPDLIHAVKPEPHHGMPQASSAHDTFWDFASLSPEIVHMLLWHTSDRAIPRSYRMMQGFGVHTFRLVNAHGTSVFCKFHWSPMAGTHALVWDEAVRLVAADPDYHRRDLWEAIDSGQFPQWELGLQVFSEAQAARFPFDILDPTKLVPEALVPLRTVGKLVLNRNPDNFFAETEQVAFCAAHVVPGIDFTNDPLLQGRLHSYVDTQISRLGGANFHEIPINSPVAPIHNNQRDGMHRQQINRGRVNYEPNSLAGGCPFQAGVRGFVSVPEASHGNEVRGKPELFADHYSQARLFWISQTTVEQDHIVQAFRFELTRVQTPAVRKRVLAALVNVDNGLAARVAASLGMDVPDPLPPATSRPPYQYPPSPPLSLFHRPGNVGVATRRVALLVAPGVDGPQTRKLYAALLDLGAAPRLVGDQIGKIAASDDAPLDVEISIEAGPSALFDAVIVPDYPEGECALSRDARALEFLKLQFRHLKPMLAVGSGAVLLRAAHVPDKLPDGQPDPGVIVADSCDLADALARFVAVLARHRVYARDTDPPRV; translated from the coding sequence ATGGCCAAACGCAAAAGCAATGGCGGCGACGTGGACGGCGCCGGTTCCATCCTGAGCACCCTGGGCGGTCCCTCGAAGGCGCCGCGCCCGTCGCGCCTTGGCCCGCCCAACCCCATCGCCAGCCAGTTGCTCGAGAAGGTCGTCAGCGACGCCCAACTGGCCGCCGACATGCCCTACAACCCCACCAAGGCGCTCGAATACGGCGACGCCGCCTGGGTGCCGCACGAGGGCGATACGGAGACGCCCACGTCGCCGCTGGCCACGGCCAGCACTAGCACCGAGACCGTGGCCTCGCCCAAGGTGGGCGCCGGCCAGCCGGACCTGGGCGACAACCCGCTCGACGGCCCGCTCGACCGGGTGCGGGTGGACGATACCGGCCGCATGCTGACCACCAACCAGGCGGTGCGCGTGGCCGACAACCAGAACAGCCTCAAGGCCGGCCTGCGCGGTCCCACCCTGATGGAAGATTTTATTCTGCGCGAAAAAATCACGCACTTCGACCATGAGCGCATACCGGAGCGCGTGGTGCACGCGCGCGGCTCGGCCGCCCACGGCTATTTCGAGAGTTACGGCGACCAGAGCGCCATTACCCGCGCCGCACTGTTTAGCGCGACTGGCAAACGCACACCGGTATTCGTACGGTTTTCCACCGTGGCCGGCGAGCGCGGTTCGGCCGACACGGTGCGCGACGTGCGCGGCTTCGCCGTCAAGTTTTATACGGAAGACGGCAACTGGGACCTGGTAGGCAACAACATCCCGGTGTTCTTCATCCAGGAGGCGATGAAATTCCCGGACCTGATCCACGCGGTGAAACCCGAACCGCACCACGGCATGCCGCAGGCATCGAGCGCGCACGACACGTTCTGGGATTTCGCCTCGCTCAGTCCCGAAATCGTTCACATGCTGCTTTGGCACACGTCGGACCGGGCGATCCCGCGCAGCTACCGCATGATGCAGGGCTTCGGCGTGCACACGTTCCGGCTGGTGAACGCGCATGGTACGTCGGTCTTCTGCAAGTTCCACTGGTCGCCCATGGCCGGCACCCATGCGCTGGTGTGGGACGAGGCAGTGCGCCTGGTGGCGGCCGATCCCGATTACCACCGGCGCGATTTGTGGGAAGCCATCGACAGCGGCCAGTTCCCGCAATGGGAACTGGGCCTGCAAGTATTCAGTGAGGCGCAGGCCGCGCGCTTCCCGTTCGACATTCTCGATCCCACCAAGCTGGTGCCGGAAGCGCTGGTGCCGCTGCGCACCGTGGGCAAGCTGGTCCTCAATCGCAACCCCGACAATTTCTTTGCCGAGACCGAGCAGGTGGCGTTTTGCGCCGCCCACGTGGTGCCCGGCATCGACTTCACCAACGATCCACTGCTGCAAGGCCGCTTGCACTCTTACGTCGATACCCAGATCTCGCGCCTCGGTGGGGCCAACTTCCATGAGATTCCGATCAACAGCCCGGTGGCGCCGATCCATAACAACCAGCGCGACGGCATGCACCGCCAGCAGATCAACCGGGGCCGAGTCAATTACGAACCGAATTCGCTGGCCGGCGGCTGCCCGTTCCAGGCCGGCGTGCGCGGTTTTGTCAGCGTGCCGGAAGCGTCGCACGGCAACGAGGTGCGCGGCAAGCCGGAGCTGTTCGCCGACCATTATTCGCAGGCGCGCCTGTTCTGGATCAGCCAGACAACCGTCGAGCAGGACCACATCGTGCAGGCGTTCCGGTTCGAGCTGACGCGGGTGCAGACGCCGGCGGTGCGCAAGCGGGTGCTGGCGGCGCTGGTCAATGTCGATAATGGGCTGGCCGCGCGCGTGGCCGCCAGCCTGGGGATGGACGTGCCGGACCCGCTGCCGCCGGCCACCAGCCGCCCGCCATACCAGTATCCGCCATCGCCGCCGCTGTCGCTGTTCCACCGCCCCGGCAACGTGGGCGTGGCCACGCGCCGGGTAGCGCTGCTGGTGGCGCCGGGCGTCGATGGTCCGCAAACGCGCAAGCTGTATGCGGCCTTGCTGGACCTGGGCGCGGCGCCGCGCCTGGTGGGCGACCAAATCGGTAAAATCGCCGCCAGCGACGACGCGCCGCTGGACGTGGAAATCAGTATCGAGGCGGGACCGTCGGCGCTGTTCGATGCGGTGATCGTGCCCGATTATCCCGAGGGAGAGTGCGCGCTGTCGCGCGATGCGCGCGCGCTGGAATTTTTGAAACTGCAGTTCCGGCACCTGAAGCCGATGCTGGCCGTGGGCAGCGGCGCCGTGCTGCTGCGGGCGGCGCACGTCCCGGACAAGCTGCCAGACGGCCAGCCGGATCCCGGTGTAATCGTGGCCGACAGCTGCGACCTGGCCGATGCGCTGGCGCGGTTCGTGGCGGTGCTGGCGCGGCACCGCGTGTATGCGCGCGATACCGACCCGCCACGCGTCTAG
- a CDS encoding EAL domain-containing response regulator, which yields MDIGQLHFLVAEGDDAQRRVLVDILQRTGARQITEAPDGDTALRCLGLRYQPAVNIIILDLQIPGIDALEVIRRMGDLQSRAGLIIFGSQTNSVLFSIESMADAFGLDVLGVMTKPLIAGRLEAVIAAHLKPPEPRRERVPTLSFAEVGNGLNNNEFAPHFQPKIELETGRVKGLEMFARWRHPRYGLLGPASFMPALVENHRIDFLDWALIEKSVQACRRLHDDGIPISFSVNVDPSTLAHPQFMEQIDACLERHRIMPDYLTFEMTEKAVLTTTPHFLERLLRLRMKGFGLAIDDYGTGLINLQLLARVPFSELKIDRSFVDGAFRKPAIATVLRSCLGLSRSLERRSVAVGVETKQDWDFLQGLGCTYAQGYYIAKPMPVEEFPDWLSDWRHFF from the coding sequence ATGGATATCGGGCAGTTGCACTTTCTGGTCGCAGAAGGAGACGACGCGCAGCGCCGCGTGCTGGTCGATATCCTGCAACGCACGGGGGCGCGCCAGATTACCGAGGCGCCAGACGGCGACACCGCGCTGCGCTGCCTGGGCCTGCGCTACCAGCCGGCCGTCAACATCATCATTCTCGACTTGCAGATTCCCGGCATCGACGCGCTGGAAGTCATCCGCCGCATGGGCGACCTGCAAAGCCGCGCGGGACTGATCATCTTCGGCTCGCAAACCAATTCCGTGCTGTTCTCGATCGAATCGATGGCCGACGCGTTCGGCCTCGACGTGCTGGGCGTGATGACCAAGCCGCTGATTGCCGGACGGCTGGAAGCGGTGATCGCCGCCCACCTGAAGCCGCCCGAACCTCGGCGCGAGCGCGTGCCCACGCTGTCGTTCGCGGAGGTGGGCAATGGGCTCAATAACAACGAATTCGCGCCGCACTTCCAGCCCAAGATCGAGCTGGAAACCGGCCGGGTAAAAGGCCTGGAGATGTTCGCGCGCTGGCGCCATCCGCGGTATGGCCTGCTCGGTCCCGCCTCGTTCATGCCGGCGCTGGTGGAAAACCACCGCATCGACTTCCTCGACTGGGCGCTGATCGAAAAATCGGTGCAGGCCTGTCGCCGCCTGCACGACGACGGTATTCCGATTTCGTTCTCGGTCAACGTCGATCCCAGCACGCTGGCGCACCCGCAATTCATGGAGCAGATCGACGCCTGCCTCGAACGTCACCGCATCATGCCCGACTATCTCACCTTCGAGATGACGGAAAAGGCGGTGCTCACCACCACGCCGCACTTCCTTGAACGGCTGCTGCGGCTGCGCATGAAAGGGTTCGGCCTCGCCATCGACGATTACGGCACGGGCCTGATCAACCTGCAACTGCTGGCGCGGGTGCCGTTCTCCGAACTGAAAATCGACCGGAGTTTCGTCGATGGCGCGTTCCGCAAGCCGGCGATTGCCACCGTGTTGCGCTCGTGCCTGGGCCTGTCGCGCAGCCTGGAACGGCGCTCGGTGGCGGTGGGCGTGGAAACCAAGCAGGATTGGGATTTCCTGCAGGGCCTGGGTTGCACTTATGCCCAGGGCTATTACATCGCCAAGCCCATGCCGGTGGAAGAATTTCCCGACTGGTTGTCGGACTGGCGGCATTTTTTCTAG
- the rnhB gene encoding ribonuclease HII, protein MKNPNPGLFDDLPNSPDEIICGVDEAGRGPLAGPVFAAAVILDPNRPILGLRDSKKLTEAKRDLLAPVIKSQALAWAIAQASEDEIDQLNILQASMLAMRRAVEALSTVPTLALIDGNRCPVMQIQSIAVIGGDDKVDAISAASILAKTARDAALVELHAQYPHYCFDQHKGYGTALHLARLREHGASPVHRRSFAPVRAVLELHTAHTVQTGQVAQSVQTVMKIEVSA, encoded by the coding sequence GTGAAAAACCCAAACCCCGGCCTGTTCGACGACCTCCCCAACTCCCCCGACGAAATCATTTGCGGGGTGGATGAAGCCGGCCGTGGCCCGCTGGCCGGACCGGTGTTTGCCGCTGCCGTCATCCTCGATCCCAATCGCCCGATCCTCGGCTTGCGCGACTCGAAAAAGCTCACGGAAGCCAAGCGTGACTTGCTGGCCCCGGTGATCAAGTCGCAGGCGCTGGCCTGGGCGATTGCCCAGGCGTCGGAAGACGAGATCGACCAGTTGAACATCCTGCAAGCGTCGATGCTGGCCATGCGCCGCGCGGTGGAAGCGCTGTCCACCGTGCCCACCCTGGCACTGATCGACGGCAACCGCTGCCCGGTGATGCAGATCCAGTCGATCGCGGTCATCGGCGGCGACGACAAGGTCGATGCCATCTCGGCCGCATCGATCCTGGCCAAGACTGCGCGCGATGCCGCACTGGTCGAACTGCACGCGCAGTACCCGCATTACTGCTTCGACCAGCACAAGGGCTACGGCACCGCGCTGCACCTGGCGCGCTTGCGCGAGCATGGCGCCTCGCCGGTGCACCGCCGTTCGTTCGCACCTGTGCGCGCCGTGCTGGAACTGCATACCGCCCACACCGTGCAAACCGGCCAGGTCGCGCAGAGCGTGCAAACCGTGATGAAAATCGAGGTGAGCGCATGA
- a CDS encoding TrmH family RNA methyltransferase: MKTITSRDNAQYKDLVKLAGSAQARRKSGRTLLDGVHLCQSYLQLRGAPEQCVVSETALHNPEVMDIVGGLEAQHAHVLALPDALYNAISQVEHGVGVMFLIPTPERAVTGPLQVSAVLLDGVQDPGNVGSILRSAAAAGITQVYCSAGTAFCWSPKVLRAAMGAHFVLDIFENVDLPALVSNSQVVSLATSGYATQRLYDVNLRQPVAWLFGHEGQGVAHDLLALASHQVVIPHAGQVESLNVAACAAVCFFEQLRQNQG, encoded by the coding sequence ATGAAGACGATCACCTCGCGCGACAACGCCCAATACAAGGACCTGGTCAAACTGGCCGGCAGCGCCCAGGCGCGCCGCAAGTCGGGCCGCACGCTGCTCGACGGCGTGCACCTGTGCCAGTCGTACCTGCAATTGCGCGGCGCGCCCGAGCAGTGCGTGGTCAGCGAAACCGCGCTGCACAACCCGGAAGTGATGGACATCGTCGGCGGCCTCGAAGCGCAACACGCGCATGTGCTGGCCCTGCCCGATGCGCTCTACAATGCGATCAGCCAGGTCGAACACGGCGTGGGCGTGATGTTTTTGATTCCCACGCCGGAGCGCGCGGTGACCGGACCGTTGCAGGTGTCGGCAGTGCTGCTCGACGGCGTGCAGGACCCGGGCAACGTCGGCTCCATCCTGCGCAGCGCGGCAGCGGCTGGCATCACGCAAGTGTATTGCAGCGCCGGCACCGCGTTCTGCTGGTCGCCCAAGGTGCTGCGCGCGGCCATGGGCGCCCACTTCGTGCTTGATATCTTCGAGAATGTCGATTTGCCGGCGCTGGTTTCGAACTCGCAGGTGGTGTCGCTGGCCACCAGCGGCTATGCCACCCAGCGCCTGTATGATGTGAACCTGCGCCAGCCGGTGGCGTGGCTGTTCGGCCACGAAGGGCAGGGCGTGGCGCACGATTTATTGGCGCTCGCTTCCCACCAGGTGGTGATTCCCCACGCGGGCCAGGTAGAGTCGCTCAACGTGGCCGCTTGCGCAGCAGTATGCTTTTTCGAACAACTCAGGCAGAATCAGGGCTAG